The sequence below is a genomic window from Thermodesulfobacteriota bacterium.
CCTCCTCGGGGCGGGTCTCGCCGGCGGCCTTTCGGCCGTGGGCCCCGGGATGGGCGCGGGCCTGGCGGCGGCTTCCGCTTGCGCGGCCACCGGACGCCGCCCCGACCTTTCCGCCACCCTCGTGCGCACCATGCTCGTGGGCCAGGCCGTCAGCCAGTCCACCAGCGTCTATGGGCTCGTCGTCGCCCTGCTTCTCCTATACGTCGTTTGATTTTTCCCTTCTTGCCCTGGAGGTGAATCATGGCTGCTGAGATTACCGGCCCCGACCTCGTCCGCGCCGCCGCCCTGCTGGGAGCCGGCATCGCCATGGGCTTCGGCGCCATCGGCCCCGGCATCGGTGAAGGATTCGCCGCGGGAAAGGCCTGCGAGGGCATCGCCCGCGCCCCCG
It includes:
- the atpE gene encoding ATP synthase F0 subunit C, which produces LLGAGLAGGLSAVGPGMGAGLAAASACAATGRRPDLSATLVRTMLVGQAVSQSTSVYGLVVALLLLYVV
- the atpE gene encoding ATP synthase F0 subunit C, which produces MAAEITGPDLVRAAALLGAGIAMGFGAIGPGIGEGFAAGKACEGIARAPEHANLLTRTMLVGQAVSESTGIYSLVVALLLIFVV